TGGGCTAATCTCCAAAGCAGAACGATCGCCTTTGTGCAATTCGCTCATCCGGCGTTGTCCTTCTGAGTCCATGCGGGCGTAAGCGTTTTGGGCAAGTGCGATCGCTTGCTCATCTACATACCGAATCAATTGATTCGCTGCATCCCAAGCTTCACTTTCAGTTTCTCGTACAATTACATGGAGGCGAATGCCAAAACGCAAAGTTCGCCCCTGTGCCTCTGCTAGTCTGCGAACTGATGCAATCTTCTCGGCTACTTGTGCTGGTGGTTCACCCCAAGTCAAGTAGACATCTACATGTTTAGCAGCTATCTGTTGAGCAACAACAGAGGAACCGCCAAACCACAAAGGTGGATATGGCTTCTGAACCGGAGGAAACAGCAGTTTTCCCTCTTGAATATCAAGATAATTACCCTTGAGATTGGCTACTTGACCACTAGCGATCGCCCGCCAGACCGTCAAAAATTCATCTGTTAATTCATAGCGCTGGTCGTGACTCAGATGCAAGCCATCTCCCGCTAACTCCACAGGATCACCGCCTGTGACTACGTTAATTAGCAAACGTCCACCAGAGATGCGATCGAAAGTTGCTGCCATCCGCGCTGCTACCCCAGGCGACACCAAGCCGGGACGTATCGCCACCAAAAAACGCATCTGGCGAGTGAGTTGTACCAAGGTTGATGCTACAATCCAGGCATCTTCACAAGAGCGTCCTGTAGGTAGTAATGCTCCTGTATAGCCCAGGTCATCCACTGCCTGTGCAATTTGTCGCAAGTAGGGAAAACTGACCGCCCGTCCGCCTGTCGCAGTTCCAAGGTAGCGTCCGTCGCCGTGGGTAGGGATGAACCATAGTAGCTGCATTATTCCTGTCCTTCTAAACTCCGGCAACTCGATAGAACTACCGTACTTTATATAGACTAAGAGTATTACACATTCCCTGGAAGCAAGCAAGGGGTTTTTACAGAAACACGGTCAATGGTCAATAGTCAACCGGAATAATTTATTTTCTGAAAGTACCGAATCATACTTGCAAGGACTGCAAACATGGCGTCAATAATTTATCATTAAAATACGGTAGTTTGCCCAATTTATCGTAGTATAGAATTTACTTATGTTGTAAATCTACTTATGTTGACTAAGTATCTACCAGATCGATTGATGAAGATTGTCAAGAACTTTCTTCAGAATTATCAGATATCTAGAATCTGGATATTTGCCTTATTCTTTACCTTGGGATTAGGCTTGAGTCTTGTGATCTCTGCATGTTCTCCTAGCACCACAAATAACTCGGCGGTAACGCAGACAGCAAACCAAGCTTCTACCAATCAAAGTGTTGTGGTTCGGATTGGCTATCAAAAAGCAGCAACTATTCTCAACACCATGAGAACACAAAAAGATTTAGAGAAGGCTTTTGCAGCCAGTGGCGCTTCAGTGACATGGGCAGAATTTCCTTCTGGGCCGCCAATGTTAGAGGCAATGAACGCTGGGAGTATTGATTTTGGCTACACTGGGGAATCACCGCCAATCTTTGCCCAAGTTGCGGGTACTGCCTTGGTTTATGTTGCTTACGATCCTTGGAGTCCCAAAGCAGAGGCAATTCTCGTGCCCAAAAATTCATCCATTCAAAGCCTTGCAGACCTCAAAGGTAAACGAGTTGCTGTTGCGAAAGGTTCAAATACTAACTACCTATTGGTAAAAGCCTTAGAAAAGGCGGGAGTTAATTACAACGATATCAAACCAGCTTTTCTCCAACCTCCTGATGCTCGTGCAGCTTTTGAGGGTAATAATGTTGATGCTTGGGCAATTTGGGACCCTTACTTAGCTGCTGCTGTTGCTGCGACAGGCGCACGCACTCTGACTGATGCAACTGGGTTAGCACCCAATCGTGGTTATTATCTGGCTGCTAAATCTTTTGTGGAAAAGTATTCTGATGCCTTGAAAACAGTTCTTGATGAAGTGAAAAAAAGAAGCACCTGGGCGCAAAATAATCCCACAGAAGTTGCTAAATTTCTCTCACCAGAATTGGGTATTGATGCTGGGATTCTGGAAGTTGCAGAAAAACGACGCGAGTATGGCGTACTACCGCTAACTGAGGAAGTGATTCGTGGACAACAACAGATTGCCGATACTTTCTACAAAATTAAGTTGGTACCGAAATCTATCAATGTTAGTGAAATCGTTTGGAAAGGCAATAAATAGGATTTACGCAGATTGTCATAAATTTTTAGTTGAGGCTGTCAAGAGTCAATAGTCCAAAAAAGCTTGATTTTTGACATGTTGACAATCCTAACCTTTATTGAGTGTGCCAATTGCGTAAGTCCTGTTAAAGAAAGTAGGCGAAGTTTGGATAATTTCTGAATTTAGGGATATGAATATGAATGTCAATACGCAGTGGATCAAAACCGATGTGCTTGTCATTGGTGGCGGAACAGCAGGAACAATGGCTGGAATTAAAGCCAAACAAGCAAATCCAGATGCAGAGGTGCTGATTTTAGAAAAGGCTAACATCCGACGGAGTGGTGCGATCGCAATGGGTATGGATGGCGTGAATACCGCAGTCATTCCCGGACATTCCACACCAGAACAATACGTCCGCGAAATCACCTTGGCTAACGATGGTATTCTCAACCAAAAAGCTGTATATCAAACAGGCAAATTAGGTTATGAAGTCATCCAAGAATTAGAAAGCTGGGGTGTGAAATTTCAAAAAGATACTCAAGGCAACTATGACTTAAAACAAGTGCATCGTGTGGGTAAATATGTCTTACCCATGCCAGAAGGTAAAGACCTGAAAACAATTCTTACCCGCCAAGTCAAACGCCACAAAGTCAAAGTTACAAATCGCGTCATGGCAACCCGTGTGTTGGTCAAAGCCGGACGTGCAATTGGTGCAGTGGGATTTGATGTTAGAAATGGCGATTATATTGTCATTCAAGCCAAAGCAGTCATCTTGTGTACAGGTGCTTGTGGCAGATTAGGATTACCTGCTTCTGGCTATCTCTACGGCACTTATGAAAATCCTACCAATGCCGGTGATGGCTATTCAATGGCTTATCATGCAGGCGCAGAACTCAGCAATATTGAATGCTTTCAAATTAATCCTTTAATCAAAGATTATAATGGCCCAGCCTGCGCTTATGTTGCCGGGCCTTTTGGCGCACATACTGCCAATGCCGAAGGAAATCGCTTCATTAGTTGTGACTATTGGAGTGGTCAAATGATGCTGGAAATTTGGAAAGAATTAAACTCTGGTAAAGGGCCAGTCCAGTTGAAAATGACCCATCTTGATGAAGACACAATTGCTGAAATTGAATCAATACTTTGGGCGAATGAACGACCAAGTAGAGAACGTTTTCATCAAGGCAGAAATGAAGATTACCGTACTCACGCCGTAGAGATGCACATTTCAGAAATTGGCTTATGTAGTGGTCATAGTGCCTCTGGTGTGTGGGTGAATGAAAATGCTCAAACAACTGTCGCAGGTTTATATGCAGCCGGAGACATGGCTAGTGTTCCCCATAACTATATGATTGGCGCATTTGTTTTCGGTCGCATAGCAGGAACTCATGCCATTGAATATATCCAAAATTTAGATTTTGTCGAACCAGAAGCAGCTTTTTTAGAAGCTGAAAAAACCAGAATTTATGCACCTTTAACTCGCCCCAATGGTATACCTCATACCCAGGTAGAATATAAACTCAGACGCTTAGTTAATGATTATCTGCAACCACCAAAATCAGGTAACAAAATAGATATAGGTTTAAACCATTTTGTGCAATATCAACAAACATTAGATTTAATGGGCGCTCGTGACCCCCATGAATTGATGCGCTGTATAGAAGTTCATTTTATTCTAGACTGTGCAGAAATGGCAGCCAGAGCATCATTATATCGCCAAGAGAGCCGTTGGGGTCTTTATCATTACCGCTTAGATTATCCAGAAAAGAATGATGATGAGTGGTTTTGCCATGTCAATTTAAAGAAAGATGAATTGGGGCAAATGGTATTGTTTAAGCGTCCTGTAGATTCTTATTTTATCAAAGTAGATATAGCTCAAGAAGTCTACAATGTGGCAATTAAATAAAATGCCCATCAAACATAGTATTTTTTGCTGTATACTACACAATACCAACCTTTGATCATTAAAGGCTGGTTAATAAATAATTTTAATTTCAACTATGGATAATAAAATCCCTATTGATAGTCAATATAAAATTAGAAAGGCAGAGATTAAAGATGCAGAACGAATTGCTAGTCTTTCTGAACAACTGGGATATTCTGCAACAAACCAACAAATAGAGCTGCGATTTGCTAAAATTCAAAAGAATAATTCTCACATTGTGTATGTTGCAACTTTAGCAAATGAATATGTGATTGGTTTGGGTCATGCTTATATTTGTGATTTAATGGTTATTCCAACTCAAGCGATTCTTTTGTGGTTAGTTGTAGATAAAGATTATCGTCGTAGTGGCATTGGACGTATTTTAATGCAGCAAATTGAACAGTGGGCTGATCAGGCTGGATGTGAAGGTGTTCTGTTACGTACTAATATTAAACGTCAAGAGGCACATTTGTTTTATGAAAAAATTGGCTATACGAATATAAAACAGTCGCTGACTTTTTATAAACAATTAGCTTAATCAAAGTATATGCAGTTAATAGAAACATTTACTACTCCCCGTCTGCTTGCTGAACGTCTACAATTTCAACATTTGAATGAACTTTATCGTATGCATCAAGATTCACAAGTTATGGCAAATTTAGGTGGTGTTCGTTCTGATGAAGAAACACGGCTTTTTATCCTAAATAACTTGAATCATTGGCAGCGTTATGGATTCGGATTATGGGTGTTTCGAGATAAAGTTAATCATCGGTTTGTTGGTCGTGCTGGTCTTCGGAATACTCATGTAGAAGGTAATGAAGAGGTAGAATTAGCTTATGCTCTGATGGCTAAATTTTGGAGTAAAGGCTTAGCAACAGAAATGGGTGAGAAGATTTTGAAAATTGGTTTTGAACTCTTGAATTTGCCGCAGGTTGTTTGTTTTACTCTCACAACTAATCAAGCCTCACAAAGAGTTATGGAAAAGTTAGGATTTCAATACGAGCGTGAGATGAGCTACGCGGGTTTACCTCATTTGTTTTACCGCTTAAAAGTTTAATGACAAAATAATGGAGTATTTTTATGGCTTTAATCAATCAAAGAATAGATGTTCCTGTTATCGTTGATGAATCAAAATGTTTAGAAAAATGCACAGCTTGCATCGAAGTTTGCCCCTTGGATGTGTTGGCTAAGAATCCAGAGACGGGAAAAGCGTATATGAAATATGATGAATGTTGGTTTTGTCTACCTTGTGAAAAGGAATGTCCCACCAATGCAATTACAGTACAAATTCCCTTTTTATTACGTTAAATATTCTTTTGATGTGACTTTATATCTCTGTGGAAAAAATTAATGAATAATGACATTAAGCATTGGTTAGAAATGCTGCGATCGCCTGATATAAATGACCGTCTAGTAGCCGTCAAAACTTTACAACATTTAGGCGATGAAGAAACAATCGATGCTTTAATTGTCGCTCTGCAAGATGAACACATTACTGTGCAAAAAATAGCGATTTATGCCCTTTGGGAAATTGCTGATCCTGTTGCAATTCCTGCTTTAATTGAATGCCTCAGTTCAGCAGATACAGATATTCGTGCTGAAGCTGTATCAGCATTAAATGAACTAGTTACACAGGATGAATTGTTACTTTTACTAGAACAACTGCAAAGTCATGATATAAATGTACAACTAAATATTTTAGTGCTTTTACGGAAAATACATGATATTCAATCTTTACCGGATATTTTACCATTTTTAGACTCAAAAAATCCTGAATTAAGAGAAGCAGCGGTTACTACACTGCGATATATCAATCAAATAGAAGAATGTCCCCAAGCTTTGAATTTAATCTTTGACCAAGAAGCTGGTGTCCGTCGTGCTGCTGCTTTAACTTTAGGACATTTACAAGATACAGAAGTAATTACAATACTTTCTCAAGCACTTACAAATGATAGTGACTGGCAAGTTCGTCGTAATGCAGCCAAATCTTTAGCTATTCATGAAAATTATCAAGCAATTTCAACATTAGCAATAGCTTTAGATGATGAACATTGGCAAGTACGGAAATCAGTAGCACAAGTTTTGCAAAAAATTCCAGATATTCAAGTCATGCCGAAATTAATTCAAGCATTAACAGATGAATATGCAGATGTACGTAAAGAAGCAGTAATTGCACTTGGTAATTTAGCTCATCCTGATGTTGTAAATCCCCTGCAACAAGCCTTAGATGACCCCGATAAAGAAGTGTCTATCCAAGCGCAACGAGCAATTCAGAAGATTCAAAAAGATAAAATAGTTTCAAGGGAGCAGTAAATAACTGAGGGAAAGTACAATGGTAAATCCATTTCCTGGAATCAACCCGTATTTAGAACAGCCTGAACTTTGGCATCAAGTTCACAATCCTTTAATTGTAGCGATCGCCTGACGATAAAACCTGGGTAAGTGAAATTTTGGAGAGGAATTAAATCAGAGCGATCGCCGTTATTTATATAGAACAAGTGAAAACTAGCCATACAGACTTATATGTTATTAGACCTCTTGCATAAATATTTTTTTGTCTCACGCAAAGGCGAGGCAGCGCGTTGCGGGGGTTCCCCCCGTTGAAGCGACTGCCGTCGCAAAGGCGCAAAGAAAAGATCGCAAAGAACGACTTTTGCAAGAGGTCTATTGGACTTATTATTCCAAAGCTGTATCTAAAATTACAACCGCTGAAGTAACTCGTCATACTCATCATGTGTACCAATCCAAAACCAGTAGATATGATTATCTGCTTCTAGCAGTCCCAAAACTCGATAATTAAGACTCACACGAGCAGAATAAATCGGTTGCCGTTGACTGACTCGTTTAAATTGCAGACTATTATGGTAAGGATCTTCTCGCCAGAGTGCATAGGCTTTTGTAGCTTGTTCTTGCACAGACCTAGGGAGTAGACTAAGACGCTGCCGAAATGTGTTGGTGACGCTTGATTGCATTAATTACTCAGTTTGGGAAGACTTCATCTAATGGAGTGGTGTCCCCATTAACTATGTCTTTGCGTACCATTTCAGCTAAACTATCCCACTGTTTATCCGTTGTTGAGTCAAAACGATTAGTCCAAGCCTGTTCATGTTTCAACTCAGCCATCAGACGAGTC
Above is a window of Nostoc sp. UHCC 0702 DNA encoding:
- the ssuD gene encoding FMNH2-dependent alkanesulfonate monooxygenase, coding for MQLLWFIPTHGDGRYLGTATGGRAVSFPYLRQIAQAVDDLGYTGALLPTGRSCEDAWIVASTLVQLTRQMRFLVAIRPGLVSPGVAARMAATFDRISGGRLLINVVTGGDPVELAGDGLHLSHDQRYELTDEFLTVWRAIASGQVANLKGNYLDIQEGKLLFPPVQKPYPPLWFGGSSVVAQQIAAKHVDVYLTWGEPPAQVAEKIASVRRLAEAQGRTLRFGIRLHVIVRETESEAWDAANQLIRYVDEQAIALAQNAYARMDSEGQRRMSELHKGDRSALEISPNLWAGVGLVRGGAGTALVGDPKTVATRMLEYADLGIETFILSGYPHLEEAYRVAELLFPHLPLENLPTVEQQHVLSPFGEIVANEEFPKQQSKQKATPIS
- a CDS encoding sulfonate ABC transporter substrate-binding protein — its product is MLTKYLPDRLMKIVKNFLQNYQISRIWIFALFFTLGLGLSLVISACSPSTTNNSAVTQTANQASTNQSVVVRIGYQKAATILNTMRTQKDLEKAFAASGASVTWAEFPSGPPMLEAMNAGSIDFGYTGESPPIFAQVAGTALVYVAYDPWSPKAEAILVPKNSSIQSLADLKGKRVAVAKGSNTNYLLVKALEKAGVNYNDIKPAFLQPPDARAAFEGNNVDAWAIWDPYLAAAVAATGARTLTDATGLAPNRGYYLAAKSFVEKYSDALKTVLDEVKKRSTWAQNNPTEVAKFLSPELGIDAGILEVAEKRREYGVLPLTEEVIRGQQQIADTFYKIKLVPKSINVSEIVWKGNK
- a CDS encoding fumarate reductase/succinate dehydrogenase flavoprotein subunit: MNVNTQWIKTDVLVIGGGTAGTMAGIKAKQANPDAEVLILEKANIRRSGAIAMGMDGVNTAVIPGHSTPEQYVREITLANDGILNQKAVYQTGKLGYEVIQELESWGVKFQKDTQGNYDLKQVHRVGKYVLPMPEGKDLKTILTRQVKRHKVKVTNRVMATRVLVKAGRAIGAVGFDVRNGDYIVIQAKAVILCTGACGRLGLPASGYLYGTYENPTNAGDGYSMAYHAGAELSNIECFQINPLIKDYNGPACAYVAGPFGAHTANAEGNRFISCDYWSGQMMLEIWKELNSGKGPVQLKMTHLDEDTIAEIESILWANERPSRERFHQGRNEDYRTHAVEMHISEIGLCSGHSASGVWVNENAQTTVAGLYAAGDMASVPHNYMIGAFVFGRIAGTHAIEYIQNLDFVEPEAAFLEAEKTRIYAPLTRPNGIPHTQVEYKLRRLVNDYLQPPKSGNKIDIGLNHFVQYQQTLDLMGARDPHELMRCIEVHFILDCAEMAARASLYRQESRWGLYHYRLDYPEKNDDEWFCHVNLKKDELGQMVLFKRPVDSYFIKVDIAQEVYNVAIK
- a CDS encoding GNAT family N-acetyltransferase — its product is MDNKIPIDSQYKIRKAEIKDAERIASLSEQLGYSATNQQIELRFAKIQKNNSHIVYVATLANEYVIGLGHAYICDLMVIPTQAILLWLVVDKDYRRSGIGRILMQQIEQWADQAGCEGVLLRTNIKRQEAHLFYEKIGYTNIKQSLTFYKQLA
- a CDS encoding GNAT family N-acetyltransferase: MQLIETFTTPRLLAERLQFQHLNELYRMHQDSQVMANLGGVRSDEETRLFILNNLNHWQRYGFGLWVFRDKVNHRFVGRAGLRNTHVEGNEEVELAYALMAKFWSKGLATEMGEKILKIGFELLNLPQVVCFTLTTNQASQRVMEKLGFQYEREMSYAGLPHLFYRLKV
- a CDS encoding 4Fe-4S dicluster domain-containing protein; this translates as MALINQRIDVPVIVDESKCLEKCTACIEVCPLDVLAKNPETGKAYMKYDECWFCLPCEKECPTNAITVQIPFLLR
- a CDS encoding HEAT repeat domain-containing protein; translated protein: MNNDIKHWLEMLRSPDINDRLVAVKTLQHLGDEETIDALIVALQDEHITVQKIAIYALWEIADPVAIPALIECLSSADTDIRAEAVSALNELVTQDELLLLLEQLQSHDINVQLNILVLLRKIHDIQSLPDILPFLDSKNPELREAAVTTLRYINQIEECPQALNLIFDQEAGVRRAAALTLGHLQDTEVITILSQALTNDSDWQVRRNAAKSLAIHENYQAISTLAIALDDEHWQVRKSVAQVLQKIPDIQVMPKLIQALTDEYADVRKEAVIALGNLAHPDVVNPLQQALDDPDKEVSIQAQRAIQKIQKDKIVSREQ
- a CDS encoding DUF4058 family protein; translated protein: MVNPFPGINPYLEQPELWHQVHNPLIVAIA